The following coding sequences are from one Verrucosispora sp. WMMD573 window:
- a CDS encoding GNAT family N-acetyltransferase: MLTIDREPWESTDATRLRAAQRAELDARYGCDDHEPGEEPTADTVSVFLIARDPDGTAVGCGGLRFLAAGSAEIKRMYVSPPARGTGVATAILHALEQAARDAGVRTLLLETGTAQPDAMRFYEREGYRRIDNFGPYRGETLSVCYARDLP, from the coding sequence GTGCTCACCATCGATCGCGAACCCTGGGAGTCGACCGACGCCACCCGGCTCCGCGCCGCCCAACGGGCCGAACTCGACGCCCGCTACGGCTGCGACGACCATGAGCCGGGCGAGGAACCCACGGCCGACACGGTGAGCGTCTTCCTGATCGCCCGCGACCCGGACGGCACCGCCGTCGGCTGCGGCGGCCTGCGCTTCCTCGCCGCCGGTTCCGCCGAGATCAAACGGATGTACGTCAGCCCGCCGGCCCGGGGCACCGGCGTCGCGACCGCCATCCTGCACGCCCTGGAACAGGCCGCCCGCGACGCCGGGGTACGCACCCTGCTGTTGGAGACCGGCACCGCCCAGCCCGACGCGATGCGCTTCTACGAGCGGGAGGGCTACCGGCGTATCGACAACTTCGGGCCGTACCGGGGCGAGACGCTCTCCGTCTGCTACGCCCGCGACCTGCCGTGA
- a CDS encoding sigma 54-interacting transcriptional regulator, whose product MGGVSESSSVPPLPPADLPATLGALRAAGHRYRTVKQELRDNLRARMRDGAPRFAGIVGYDDTVLPEVERALLAGHDMVLLGERGQGKTRLIRSLVALLDEWTPVIVGSVLNEHPLHPVTPASRALVAEAGDDLPVGWLHRSMRYGEKLATPDTSVGDLIGDVDPVRLAQGRTLGDPETIHFGLVPRTNRGIFAVNELPDLAERIQVALLNVLEERDIQVRGYQLRLPLDLLLVASANPEDYTNRGRIITPLKDRFGAEIRTHYPTDLELELALIRQEADLVAEVPEHVLEVLARFARAVRESPSVDPRSGVSARFAIAAAETVAAAALRRACLLGSDSELPSAEAVARVGDAVSVTSTLRGKVEFESGEEGREIELLGHLLRTATAETFRARLAGLDLSGFTALVEEGQAVETGELVSAAELLRQVGTVPGLAKVLDRLGIGDAPSTGQAAAAVEFVLEGLYLSRRLGKDVTDAGRTRYGGRD is encoded by the coding sequence GTGGGCGGGGTGAGTGAGTCTTCGTCTGTTCCGCCGCTCCCACCGGCCGACCTGCCCGCCACGCTCGGCGCGTTGCGCGCCGCCGGGCACCGCTACCGCACCGTCAAGCAGGAGCTACGCGACAACCTGCGGGCCCGGATGCGCGACGGCGCGCCGCGGTTCGCCGGCATCGTCGGGTACGACGACACCGTGCTGCCGGAGGTGGAGCGGGCGTTGCTCGCCGGGCACGACATGGTGCTGCTCGGCGAGCGGGGCCAGGGCAAGACCCGGCTGATCCGGTCGCTGGTGGCGCTGCTGGACGAGTGGACGCCGGTGATCGTCGGCTCGGTGCTCAACGAGCATCCGCTGCACCCGGTCACCCCGGCGTCGCGGGCGCTTGTCGCCGAGGCCGGCGACGACCTGCCGGTCGGCTGGCTGCACCGCTCGATGCGCTACGGCGAGAAGCTGGCCACCCCGGACACCAGCGTGGGTGACCTGATCGGTGACGTGGACCCGGTCCGGCTGGCCCAGGGCCGTACGCTCGGCGACCCCGAGACGATTCACTTCGGGCTGGTGCCGCGTACCAACCGGGGCATCTTCGCGGTCAACGAGCTGCCCGACCTGGCCGAGCGGATCCAGGTGGCGCTGCTCAACGTGCTGGAGGAGCGGGACATCCAGGTACGCGGCTACCAGCTGCGGCTGCCGCTGGACCTGCTGCTGGTGGCCAGCGCCAACCCGGAGGACTACACCAACCGGGGGCGGATCATCACGCCGCTCAAGGACCGCTTCGGCGCGGAGATCCGCACCCACTACCCGACCGACCTGGAGCTGGAGCTGGCGCTGATCCGGCAGGAGGCCGACCTGGTCGCCGAGGTGCCGGAGCACGTGCTGGAGGTGCTGGCCCGGTTCGCCCGGGCGGTGCGCGAGTCGCCGTCGGTGGACCCACGTTCCGGTGTCTCCGCCCGGTTCGCCATCGCCGCCGCGGAGACCGTGGCCGCCGCCGCGCTGCGCCGGGCGTGCCTGCTGGGCAGCGACTCGGAACTGCCGTCGGCCGAGGCGGTGGCCCGGGTGGGTGACGCGGTGTCGGTGACGTCCACGCTGCGCGGCAAGGTGGAGTTCGAGAGCGGCGAGGAGGGCCGGGAGATCGAGCTGCTCGGCCACCTGCTGCGTACGGCCACCGCCGAGACGTTCCGGGCCCGGCTGGCCGGGCTGGACCTGTCCGGCTTCACCGCACTCGTCGAGGAGGGGCAGGCGGTCGAGACCGGCGAGTTGGTGTCGGCGGCTGAGCTGCTGCGGCAGGTGGGCACGGTGCCGGGGTTGGCCAAGGTGCTCGACCGGCTCGGCATCGGTGACGCGCCGAGCACCGGGCAGGCCGCGGCAGCCGTCGAGTTCGTGCTCGAAGGTCTGTATCTGAGTCGCCGGTTGGGCAAGGACGTCACCGACGCCGGGCGGACCCGCTACGGAGGCCGGGACTGA
- a CDS encoding VWA domain-containing protein, with protein MAGNRFRYGQWRGGPDPLAPPYDVQAAVDQVGAEVLAGGSLRDALRDLLRRGPQGRGGLDGLTARARRLRREALRRGELDGAVTRARALLDQALAAERDELARRDDEAARFAETMLDDLPRSTAQAVRDLSDYRWASDEARQNYQRILDGLRDDVLGQRFAGLRDSARLAGDPAVQERVAEMMRDLNALLARHARAEDTTDAFAEFMRRHGDFFPERPRDVDELIDILARRSAAGQRLLNSLSQRQREELAGLMRESLGDRLAAELDALEGNLRALRPDLRWGRGERMQGGQPLGYGEATGALDEIAELDDLLDQLGQAHPGATLDDIDVDAVTRTLGRDAADDVRRLRELERELRRQGWVTRDADGLTLSPKALRRLGGTALRQVFAELTAGPRGQHDLRSAGAAGEVTGASRPWEYGDEQPLDVVRTLTRAVRRAGPGVPVQLAVEDFEVVETERRASAAVALCVDLSYSMISQGRWGPMKQTGLALAHLMATRFPQDALQIIGFGRRAETLTQQELAAIEPDMMQGTNLQHALRLAGRHLRRHPDAEPVVLVVTDGEPTAHLDPDDGEALFAWPSSAETIEATVREVDRLARYGATLNLFMLGDDPGLRRFVDAVARRSGGRVFTPDADDLGEYVVSDYLRARRGRR; from the coding sequence ATGGCCGGCAACCGGTTCCGGTACGGGCAGTGGCGCGGCGGCCCCGATCCGCTCGCGCCGCCGTACGACGTGCAGGCCGCGGTGGATCAGGTCGGCGCGGAGGTGCTGGCCGGCGGCAGCCTGCGGGACGCGTTGCGGGATCTGCTGCGCCGTGGCCCGCAGGGGCGTGGTGGGCTGGACGGGCTGACCGCCCGCGCCCGCCGGCTGCGGCGCGAGGCGTTGCGCCGCGGGGAGCTGGACGGTGCGGTGACCCGGGCGCGGGCGCTGCTCGATCAGGCACTGGCCGCCGAGCGGGACGAACTGGCCCGCCGCGACGACGAGGCGGCCCGGTTCGCCGAGACGATGCTTGACGACCTGCCCCGCTCGACCGCGCAGGCGGTGCGGGACCTGTCCGACTACCGGTGGGCCAGCGACGAGGCCCGGCAGAACTACCAGCGGATCCTCGACGGGCTGCGCGACGACGTGCTCGGTCAGCGCTTCGCCGGGCTGCGCGACTCGGCGCGGCTGGCCGGAGACCCGGCGGTGCAGGAGCGGGTCGCCGAGATGATGCGGGACCTCAACGCGTTGCTGGCCCGGCACGCGCGCGCCGAGGACACCACCGACGCGTTCGCCGAGTTCATGCGCCGGCACGGCGACTTCTTCCCGGAGCGCCCGCGTGACGTGGACGAGCTGATCGACATCCTGGCTCGACGGTCGGCGGCCGGGCAGCGGCTGCTGAACTCGCTGTCGCAGCGGCAGCGGGAGGAACTCGCCGGGCTGATGCGCGAGTCCCTCGGCGACCGGCTCGCCGCCGAGCTGGACGCGCTGGAGGGAAACCTGCGGGCGTTGCGGCCCGACCTGCGCTGGGGTCGGGGCGAGCGGATGCAGGGCGGTCAGCCGCTGGGCTACGGCGAGGCGACCGGGGCGCTCGACGAGATCGCCGAGCTGGACGACCTGCTCGACCAGTTGGGTCAGGCGCACCCCGGAGCGACCCTGGACGACATCGACGTCGACGCGGTGACCCGGACCCTGGGCCGCGACGCGGCCGACGACGTACGCCGGCTGCGGGAGCTGGAGCGGGAGCTGCGCCGGCAGGGTTGGGTGACCCGCGACGCCGATGGTCTGACCCTTAGCCCGAAGGCGCTGCGTCGCCTCGGCGGCACCGCGCTGCGGCAGGTCTTCGCCGAGCTGACCGCCGGCCCGAGGGGCCAGCACGATCTGCGCTCGGCCGGGGCGGCCGGCGAGGTGACCGGGGCGTCGCGGCCCTGGGAGTACGGCGACGAGCAGCCGCTGGACGTGGTGCGGACGTTGACCCGGGCGGTCCGCCGGGCCGGCCCCGGGGTGCCGGTGCAACTGGCCGTCGAGGACTTCGAGGTGGTCGAGACCGAACGGCGGGCGTCGGCGGCGGTGGCGCTCTGCGTCGACCTGTCGTACTCGATGATCTCGCAGGGGCGGTGGGGGCCGATGAAGCAGACCGGGCTGGCCCTGGCGCATCTGATGGCCACCCGGTTTCCGCAGGACGCGTTGCAGATTATCGGGTTCGGCCGGCGGGCCGAGACGCTTACCCAGCAGGAACTGGCCGCCATCGAGCCGGACATGATGCAGGGCACCAACCTGCAACACGCGTTGCGGCTGGCCGGCCGGCATCTGCGGCGTCATCCGGACGCGGAGCCGGTGGTGCTGGTGGTCACCGACGGGGAACCGACCGCCCACCTGGATCCGGACGACGGTGAGGCGCTGTTCGCCTGGCCGTCGTCGGCGGAGACGATCGAGGCGACGGTCCGGGAGGTGGACCGGCTCGCCCGCTACGGGGCCACCCTGAACCTCTTCATGCTCGGCGACGATCCCGGCCTGCGCCGGTTCGTCGACGCGGTGGCCCGCCGCAGCGGTGGGCGGGTGTTCACCCCGGACGCCGACGACCTCGGCGAGTACGTGGTCAGCGACTACCTGCGGGCCCGCCGGGGCCGCCGTTAG
- a CDS encoding RICIN domain-containing protein: MSETDGSGSVYGTRRAGPSRDPLLVAALAVGLVGVLLGVLFATGVVGGEKPEPTPTVAAPAPSTVRASPTESEPEPSPTRSEPSPTPSPSEDPDAVTGPKVFRGVGSGLCLGLDGTGEKAVAKLADCGGGPEQQWVVNAFGPDTVTLTNAAHNQCLDVEGGSGDDGARLQQFGCHGEGNQQWRLRPVDGGATVLVAVHSGKCAQARDGGAGAGTDIVQAPCDGNPAQRWTLQ, encoded by the coding sequence ATGTCGGAAACCGATGGATCGGGCAGCGTCTACGGCACCCGCCGAGCCGGACCGTCCCGCGATCCACTGCTCGTGGCGGCGCTGGCGGTCGGGCTGGTCGGCGTACTGCTGGGGGTGCTGTTCGCCACCGGCGTGGTCGGCGGCGAGAAGCCGGAGCCGACGCCGACGGTGGCCGCGCCCGCCCCGAGCACGGTGCGGGCCAGCCCGACCGAGAGCGAACCGGAACCCAGCCCCACCCGGTCCGAGCCATCCCCCACACCGAGCCCCAGCGAGGATCCGGACGCGGTCACCGGACCGAAGGTGTTCCGTGGGGTCGGTTCCGGTCTCTGCCTCGGCCTCGACGGCACCGGCGAGAAGGCCGTCGCCAAACTGGCCGACTGCGGCGGCGGGCCAGAGCAGCAGTGGGTGGTGAACGCCTTCGGCCCGGACACGGTGACGCTTACCAACGCCGCCCACAACCAGTGCCTCGACGTCGAGGGCGGCAGCGGTGACGACGGTGCCCGGTTGCAGCAGTTCGGCTGCCACGGCGAGGGCAACCAGCAGTGGCGGCTACGACCGGTCGACGGCGGCGCGACCGTGCTGGTGGCCGTACACAGCGGCAAGTGTGCCCAGGCCCGCGACGGCGGCGCCGGGGCCGGCACCGACATCGTCCAGGCACCCTGCGACGGCAACCCGGCCCAACGCTGGACGCTCCAGTAG
- a CDS encoding FAD-binding oxidoreductase: protein MHAVRDHDLAVAQLRRSYAAVPPGQPVRLAKRTSNLFRPRSAPASGLDVSGLGGVLGVDPTARTADVQGMCTYERLVAATLPYGLMPLVVPQLRTITLGGAVTGLGIESTSFRNGLPHESVTELDVLTGAGEVVTARPDGPHADLYAAFPNSLGSLGYATRLRIELQPVRRYVGLRNLRFTNLTALTEAIGEITATRRWAGASVDAMDGVMFSPDEAYLVLGSFSDDVPAVSDYTGQEIYYRSLRQRPHDALTVHDYLWRWDTDWFWCSAAFGAQHPVVRRLWPARWRRSDVYHRIVRLEHRHRVAARIDRWRGQPARERVVQDVEIPLERTAEFLHWFAANVGMTPVWLCPLRLREPGGPGSARSWPLYPLRPGQDYVNIGFWGSVPIPEGASDGDVNREIERAVSETGGHKSLYSDAYYDRDAFDRLYGGGTWRAVRDRYDPEHRLTGLYEKAVARA, encoded by the coding sequence ATGCACGCCGTGCGTGATCATGACCTGGCGGTGGCCCAGCTGAGACGGTCGTATGCGGCGGTGCCACCCGGCCAGCCGGTGCGGCTGGCCAAGCGCACCTCCAACCTGTTCCGTCCGCGCAGCGCCCCCGCCTCCGGCCTGGACGTCAGTGGTCTCGGCGGGGTGCTGGGCGTCGATCCGACCGCCCGCACCGCCGACGTGCAGGGCATGTGCACCTACGAACGGCTGGTCGCCGCGACCCTGCCGTACGGCCTGATGCCACTGGTGGTGCCCCAGCTGCGCACCATCACCCTCGGCGGGGCGGTGACCGGGCTGGGCATCGAGTCGACCTCGTTCCGCAACGGACTGCCGCACGAGTCGGTGACCGAGCTGGACGTGCTCACCGGCGCCGGTGAGGTGGTCACCGCCCGGCCCGACGGCCCACACGCCGACCTGTACGCGGCCTTCCCCAACTCGCTGGGCAGCCTCGGGTACGCCACCCGCCTGCGGATCGAGCTGCAACCGGTCCGCCGGTACGTGGGCCTGCGCAACCTGCGGTTCACCAACCTGACCGCGTTGACCGAGGCGATCGGCGAGATCACCGCGACCCGCCGGTGGGCCGGTGCGAGCGTCGACGCGATGGACGGGGTGATGTTCAGCCCCGATGAGGCGTACCTCGTCCTGGGCAGTTTCAGCGACGACGTGCCGGCGGTCTCCGACTACACCGGCCAGGAGATCTACTACCGCTCGCTACGCCAGCGCCCGCACGACGCGCTGACCGTCCACGACTACCTGTGGCGCTGGGACACCGACTGGTTCTGGTGCTCGGCGGCGTTCGGCGCGCAGCATCCGGTGGTGCGCCGGTTGTGGCCGGCGCGGTGGCGACGCAGCGACGTCTACCACCGCATCGTGCGACTGGAGCACCGGCACCGGGTCGCGGCCCGGATTGACAGGTGGCGCGGGCAGCCGGCCCGGGAGCGGGTCGTGCAGGACGTGGAGATCCCGCTGGAGCGCACCGCCGAGTTCCTGCACTGGTTCGCCGCGAACGTCGGGATGACGCCGGTGTGGTTGTGTCCGCTGCGGCTGCGCGAGCCGGGCGGCCCGGGATCGGCCCGGTCCTGGCCGCTGTATCCGCTACGGCCGGGGCAGGACTACGTAAACATCGGGTTCTGGGGCAGCGTGCCGATCCCTGAGGGCGCCTCCGACGGCGACGTCAACCGGGAGATCGAGCGCGCGGTGTCGGAGACGGGCGGGCACAAGTCGCTCTACTCCGACGCGTACTACGACCGGGATGCGTTCGACCGGCTCTACGGCGGCGGCACCTGGCGCGCCGTGCGGGACCGGTACGACCCGGAGCATCGGCTGACCGGACTGTACGAAAAGGCAGTAGCACGAGCATGA
- a CDS encoding class I SAM-dependent methyltransferase, producing MSLTDRSQGAAGAPATPPPGGRRRGSTVADIVRAVTSGPLPVRVTGYDGSSIGPADAGITLSIRSERGLSYLLTAPGDLGMARAYVSGDLALEGVHPGDPYEALRVLGGVRMRAPALADGLALVRELGWERLLPPPAPPQEARPRWKRIMDGLRHSRTRDSSAISHHYDVSNAFYERVLGPSMTYTCAVYRSPDDTLEQAQASKYDLVAGKLALRPGMRLLDVGCGWGGMVRHAAREYGVKALGVTLSRAQAQWAQAAIEREGLTGLAQVRHLDYRDAPREQFDAVSSIGLTEHIGVRNYPAYFGFLRDRLRPGARLLNHCITRADNRAPHRSGAFIDRYVFPDGELAGPGRVISEIHDAGLEVHHEENLRQHYALTLAAWCRNLVEHWDFCVAEVGAGTARVWGLYMAGSRLAFERNGIQLHQVVATRNGPDAVNGYPLRPDWLP from the coding sequence ATGAGTCTCACCGACCGAAGCCAGGGAGCGGCAGGCGCTCCCGCCACGCCGCCCCCCGGGGGCCGGCGGCGTGGGTCGACCGTGGCGGACATCGTCCGGGCGGTGACCTCGGGCCCCCTGCCGGTGCGGGTCACCGGGTACGACGGCAGCTCGATCGGTCCGGCGGACGCCGGGATCACCCTGTCGATCCGCTCCGAGCGCGGGCTGTCCTACCTGCTGACCGCGCCTGGCGACCTGGGCATGGCCCGTGCCTACGTCAGCGGTGACCTGGCCCTGGAGGGAGTGCACCCGGGCGACCCGTACGAGGCGTTGCGGGTGCTCGGTGGGGTACGGATGCGGGCTCCCGCGCTGGCCGACGGGTTGGCGCTGGTGCGCGAGCTGGGCTGGGAGCGGCTGCTGCCGCCGCCGGCGCCGCCGCAGGAGGCCCGGCCCCGCTGGAAACGGATCATGGATGGCCTGCGCCACTCGCGGACCCGCGACAGCAGCGCCATCTCGCACCACTACGACGTGTCGAACGCCTTCTACGAGCGGGTGCTCGGCCCGTCGATGACGTACACCTGCGCGGTGTACCGCAGCCCGGACGACACGTTGGAGCAGGCGCAGGCGAGCAAGTACGACCTGGTCGCCGGCAAGCTCGCGCTGCGGCCGGGGATGCGGCTGCTGGATGTGGGCTGCGGCTGGGGCGGCATGGTCCGGCACGCGGCCCGGGAGTACGGCGTCAAGGCGCTCGGCGTGACGCTGTCGAGGGCGCAGGCGCAGTGGGCACAGGCGGCGATCGAGCGGGAGGGGCTGACCGGGTTGGCGCAGGTGCGGCACCTGGACTACCGCGACGCACCGCGTGAACAGTTCGACGCGGTCTCCTCGATCGGCCTGACCGAGCACATCGGAGTCCGCAACTATCCGGCCTACTTCGGGTTCCTGCGGGACCGGCTGCGCCCGGGGGCCCGGCTGCTCAACCACTGCATCACCCGGGCGGACAACCGGGCGCCGCACCGTTCCGGCGCGTTCATCGACAGGTACGTCTTCCCGGACGGCGAGCTGGCCGGCCCGGGGCGGGTGATCAGTGAGATCCACGATGCCGGGCTGGAGGTGCACCACGAGGAGAACCTGCGCCAGCACTACGCGCTGACCCTGGCCGCCTGGTGCCGCAACCTGGTGGAGCACTGGGACTTCTGCGTCGCCGAGGTGGGTGCGGGTACGGCCCGGGTGTGGGGGCTCTACATGGCCGGATCCCGGCTGGCGTTCGAGCGTAACGGCATCCAGCTGCATCAGGTGGTGGCGACGCGCAACGGACCGGACGCGGTCAACGGCTATCCGCTGCGCCCGGACTGGCTGCCCTGA
- a CDS encoding helix-turn-helix domain-containing protein has protein sequence MRDVLYLEQIEQAEVLLKPQRVEILRQLAEPRTCTEVAARLEQTPQRVYYHVKQLVAAGLVEQVDRRKVRGITEGIYQAAARSYWLSPRLVGRIGLRRARDELSLGYLLDLMEEVQADVAALDRTAPELPSIGVSGEIRVPAERRQEFLHDLQSALQELFTRYGGAEGDAFKLAVACYPKGTDSD, from the coding sequence ATGAGAGACGTCCTGTACCTGGAGCAGATCGAGCAGGCCGAGGTGCTGCTGAAACCGCAGCGCGTCGAGATCCTGCGGCAGTTGGCCGAGCCACGCACCTGCACCGAGGTGGCCGCCCGGCTGGAGCAGACGCCCCAGCGCGTCTACTACCACGTCAAGCAACTCGTCGCGGCCGGGCTGGTCGAGCAGGTCGACAGGCGCAAGGTCCGCGGCATCACCGAGGGCATCTACCAGGCCGCCGCCCGGTCGTACTGGCTCTCACCGCGGCTGGTCGGTCGGATCGGGCTGCGCCGCGCCCGCGACGAGCTGAGCCTGGGCTACCTGCTGGACCTGATGGAAGAGGTCCAGGCCGACGTCGCCGCCCTGGACCGCACCGCCCCGGAGCTGCCGTCCATCGGCGTCTCCGGCGAGATCCGCGTGCCGGCCGAGCGTCGGCAGGAGTTCCTGCACGACCTGCAGTCCGCGTTGCAGGAGTTGTTCACGCGCTACGGCGGCGCCGAGGGAGACGCCTTCAAGCTCGCCGTGGCCTGCTACCCGAAGGGAACCGACAGTGACTGA
- a CDS encoding SRPBCC domain-containing protein, giving the protein MTEPMTVAARLAAPIARVRQALTDPAELRIWLAEHAEVELPERYEFWGRYTPEGDAPHQRVLHADEDRLRFAWLLDGVETTTEITLSADGPDATVLRLSQTHFDFNDVINGTSIRGVLQTYWALTIANLEAHLAGQPLLPRTDFTSADFRGELEIAAPADKVWESLTDSEQASAWFGYPIGIEPWVGGRYAMGGFDSGFAAKVVDLEPGRKMSIDWGAPGVTSWELAESDGRTKLTFVQSGFDEQNPPYASWSGIVSGWAELRRFHEVPDWQPIWLPEESGVATAG; this is encoded by the coding sequence GTGACTGAACCGATGACCGTCGCCGCCCGCCTCGCCGCGCCGATCGCGCGAGTGCGCCAGGCCCTCACCGACCCCGCCGAGCTGCGCATCTGGCTGGCCGAGCATGCCGAGGTCGAGCTGCCCGAGCGATACGAGTTCTGGGGCCGCTACACGCCCGAGGGCGACGCTCCACATCAGCGTGTGCTGCACGCCGACGAGGACCGGCTGCGCTTCGCCTGGCTGCTCGACGGGGTGGAGACCACCACCGAGATCACCTTGAGCGCGGACGGGCCGGACGCCACCGTGCTGCGGCTGTCGCAGACCCACTTCGACTTCAACGACGTGATCAACGGCACCAGCATCCGGGGTGTCCTCCAGACCTACTGGGCGCTCACCATCGCCAACCTGGAGGCCCACCTTGCCGGCCAGCCGTTGCTGCCCAGGACGGACTTCACCAGCGCCGACTTCCGTGGCGAGCTGGAGATCGCCGCGCCGGCCGACAAGGTATGGGAGTCCCTGACCGACTCCGAGCAGGCCAGCGCCTGGTTCGGCTACCCGATCGGGATCGAGCCCTGGGTCGGCGGCCGGTACGCCATGGGTGGCTTCGACAGCGGCTTCGCCGCCAAGGTGGTCGACCTGGAGCCGGGCCGCAAGATGTCCATCGACTGGGGAGCGCCCGGTGTGACGAGCTGGGAGCTGGCCGAGTCGGACGGGAGGACGAAGCTCACCTTCGTGCAGAGCGGCTTCGACGAGCAGAACCCGCCGTACGCGTCCTGGTCCGGCATCGTGTCCGGGTGGGCCGAGCTGCGTCGCTTCCACGAGGTGCCCGACTGGCAGCCGATCTGGCTGCCCGAGGAGAGCGGCGTCGCGACTGCCGGTTGA